In the Stigmatella erecta genome, one interval contains:
- a CDS encoding DNA cytosine methyltransferase — translation MNSVELFTGAGGLALGTHIAGFRHRGLVEWDDDACETLRRNVKARALPDIHDWKVHQADVRMLKFDIFGNKGGVDLVAGGAPCQPFSLGGKHQAQEDARNMIPDFVRAVRELQPRAFIMENVKGLMRESFRNYFEYIRLQLINPDLVIKKDETWREHHYRLEKLETKGNKSLKYNVVVELLNAADYGIPQTRQRVFFVGFREDTELAWHFPKPTHSRAALMHAQWVTSTYWEKHRMPRPKEVPAYAVRWTKGKAEPLPPGIAWKTIRDAFDGLPDPRDERKAASIPNHRFIPGARSYYGHTGSPYDLPAKTLKAGVHGVPGGENMLALPDGSVRYFTVREAARLQTFPDTWHFEGSWGETMRQLGNAVPVELAAVVARSVLEELRGQGSH, via the coding sequence ATGAACTCCGTCGAACTGTTCACTGGGGCTGGAGGGCTCGCCCTTGGGACGCACATCGCCGGTTTCCGGCATCGTGGCCTCGTTGAGTGGGACGACGATGCCTGCGAAACCCTTCGTAGAAATGTGAAAGCCAGAGCGTTGCCCGACATCCATGACTGGAAAGTCCACCAGGCCGATGTGCGGATGCTCAAGTTCGACATTTTTGGAAACAAGGGGGGGGTGGACCTAGTAGCAGGAGGCGCGCCGTGCCAACCCTTCAGCCTTGGGGGGAAGCACCAAGCACAAGAGGACGCCCGCAACATGATCCCGGACTTTGTGCGGGCGGTGCGCGAACTCCAGCCACGCGCCTTCATCATGGAGAACGTGAAGGGACTCATGCGTGAGAGCTTCCGCAATTACTTCGAGTACATCCGCCTCCAGCTCATCAACCCCGACCTAGTCATCAAGAAAGACGAAACCTGGCGCGAGCACCACTATCGCCTTGAGAAGCTCGAAACCAAGGGGAACAAGTCACTAAAGTACAACGTTGTGGTCGAGTTGCTTAACGCTGCTGACTACGGCATCCCTCAAACGCGCCAGCGGGTCTTCTTCGTCGGCTTCCGAGAAGACACTGAGCTGGCGTGGCATTTCCCCAAGCCTACCCACAGCCGGGCCGCCCTGATGCACGCCCAGTGGGTCACCAGTACCTACTGGGAAAAGCATAGAATGCCTCGGCCCAAGGAGGTGCCGGCCTATGCCGTGCGTTGGACGAAGGGAAAGGCCGAGCCTCTTCCACCTGGAATTGCCTGGAAAACGATCCGGGATGCATTCGATGGCTTGCCGGATCCACGTGACGAACGAAAAGCGGCCTCTATCCCGAACCACCGCTTCATACCTGGAGCACGCTCCTACTACGGGCATACGGGCAGCCCGTACGACTTACCCGCCAAAACCCTGAAGGCCGGTGTGCATGGAGTCCCAGGTGGGGAGAATATGCTCGCTCTGCCTGATGGCAGCGTGCGGTACTTCACCGTACGCGAAGCGGCCCGTCTTCAAACTTTCCCGGATACCTGGCACTTCGAAGGATCCTGGGGCGAGACGATGCGCCAACTTGGCAATGCGGTACCAGTAGAACTAGCGGCGGTCGTGGCCAGGAGCGTGTTGGAGGAGCTGCGCGGTCAGGGGAGCCACTGA
- a CDS encoding very short patch repair endonuclease, which produces MDTLTPKERSERMSRVRGKDTKPEMRVRRLVSSMGYRYRLQYKKVPGRPDLAFPGRRKVIFVHGCFWHRHPDLSCQLARLPKSRLDFWLPKLDGNRARDLRKEQELQELGWSALTIWECQLRDEEALRDVIRAFLDPSEPGISARNVSSRRGHTPVSPCGTPQNSWTSGAPST; this is translated from the coding sequence ATGGACACGCTGACCCCCAAGGAACGCAGCGAACGGATGTCCCGGGTCCGAGGCAAGGACACGAAGCCGGAAATGCGCGTCCGCCGCCTCGTCTCCTCGATGGGCTACCGGTACCGCCTCCAGTACAAAAAGGTACCCGGACGTCCGGACCTCGCCTTCCCTGGCCGTCGCAAGGTCATCTTCGTCCACGGCTGCTTCTGGCATCGCCATCCCGACCTCTCCTGCCAACTCGCACGGCTTCCGAAGTCCCGGCTTGACTTCTGGCTCCCTAAACTGGACGGGAACCGCGCGCGCGACCTCCGCAAGGAGCAGGAACTTCAGGAACTCGGATGGTCCGCGCTCACGATCTGGGAATGCCAGTTACGCGACGAAGAGGCACTTCGGGATGTCATCCGCGCCTTCCTCGACCCATCGGAACCAGGAATTTCCGCGCGGAACGTATCCTCCAGAAGGGGCCACACCCCTGTTTCACCCTGTGGCACACCGCAAAATTCTTGGACTTCAGGGGCGCCATCGACATGA
- a CDS encoding DEAD/DEAH box helicase: MTTAEFLTPERLLAGGPRRFNLAVERLLLHLGFDDIRLIDGAGDSGGDILAHKDAGSFVFQCKWTTGTHIGRAAVDEVETARTKYAVDRAVVVTNALPDTAAQRRADSLGDIGARVEFWTNAHLRRLSAAILDQCPSGIVPRPYQADAIQALEKDLSERKRALLILATGLGKTLIGGEIVRRYLLRHPQDRVLVVAAMKDLVQQLERAFWRHLPKNVATQVLTGDQKPVSFDGVTFATVESADKAVFDGYRPALIMVDETHHVAEEGTFKRLLDACEQLPQFGVTATPWRGDHFDISTHFGEPSYKMGIAEGMAKGYLAQVDYQVFVDNINWEAVREASKEGYTLKELNSKLFLPQRDEAILEMLWEAWSRTVQPRAILFCRTIKHAETIADLLARYSNSWSNATCLHTAMGKRERELALSAFRSGRIPILTAVDILNEGVDVPDVNIIGFLRVTHSRRIFVQQLGRGLRIKEGLKERVHVLDFVTDIRRLAAIVNFRRELEVARAPIETLMLDSAARISFSDENVGGIMEAWLKDAANVETAMDEAKLQFPEVS; the protein is encoded by the coding sequence GTGACCACCGCTGAGTTTTTAACCCCGGAGCGCCTGCTCGCTGGTGGTCCTCGAAGATTCAATCTGGCGGTCGAGCGCCTCCTGCTTCATCTCGGCTTTGACGACATCAGATTGATCGACGGTGCTGGTGATAGCGGTGGCGACATCCTCGCGCACAAAGACGCGGGCTCGTTCGTCTTCCAGTGCAAATGGACCACCGGCACTCATATCGGCCGGGCTGCTGTCGACGAAGTGGAGACGGCGCGAACGAAGTACGCCGTCGACCGTGCCGTGGTCGTGACAAATGCTCTCCCAGACACCGCCGCTCAACGACGAGCGGACTCTCTCGGCGACATCGGAGCCCGAGTGGAGTTCTGGACGAATGCACACCTCCGGCGTCTCTCAGCGGCGATTCTGGATCAGTGCCCCTCTGGAATCGTTCCTCGTCCATACCAAGCCGACGCCATCCAAGCGCTCGAAAAAGACCTGAGTGAACGTAAGCGAGCGCTCCTGATCCTGGCGACAGGTCTCGGGAAAACCCTTATCGGCGGAGAAATAGTCAGGCGGTATTTACTCAGGCACCCGCAGGACCGCGTTCTGGTCGTAGCGGCGATGAAGGACCTTGTTCAGCAACTTGAGCGGGCTTTCTGGCGCCACCTCCCCAAAAACGTCGCGACGCAGGTGCTCACCGGAGACCAGAAACCCGTGTCGTTTGATGGTGTCACGTTCGCCACGGTCGAATCCGCCGATAAGGCCGTGTTCGACGGCTATCGGCCAGCGCTCATCATGGTGGACGAAACGCACCATGTCGCGGAAGAGGGAACTTTCAAGCGACTGCTCGATGCCTGCGAGCAGCTTCCACAGTTCGGCGTTACAGCCACGCCCTGGCGCGGTGATCACTTTGATATCTCCACGCACTTCGGCGAACCTAGCTATAAAATGGGAATCGCCGAAGGCATGGCGAAAGGCTATCTCGCCCAAGTCGACTATCAAGTCTTCGTGGACAACATTAACTGGGAGGCGGTGCGCGAGGCGAGCAAGGAGGGATATACCCTCAAGGAATTGAATTCAAAACTGTTCTTGCCGCAGCGGGACGAGGCGATCCTTGAAATGCTTTGGGAGGCCTGGAGCAGGACGGTTCAGCCTCGGGCCATCCTCTTCTGCAGAACGATTAAGCATGCCGAGACCATCGCTGACTTGTTAGCGCGATATTCGAACAGTTGGTCGAATGCGACGTGCTTGCATACAGCCATGGGGAAGCGGGAGCGCGAACTCGCACTGAGCGCGTTCCGTTCTGGACGCATTCCGATTCTGACCGCCGTCGATATCCTCAACGAAGGCGTGGACGTCCCTGACGTCAACATCATTGGGTTTCTCCGCGTCACCCACAGCAGACGCATTTTCGTCCAGCAATTGGGGCGAGGCCTTCGCATCAAGGAAGGGCTCAAGGAACGCGTTCACGTACTAGACTTTGTCACGGATATCCGGAGGCTTGCGGCGATCGTCAACTTCCGCCGGGAACTTGAGGTGGCGCGCGCCCCCATAGAGACCCTAATGCTCGACAGCGCCGCGCGCATCTCCTTCTCGGACGAGAACGTCGGAGGCATCATGGAAGCGTGGCTCAAGGATGCCGCGAACGTGGAAACTGCCATGGACGAGGCTAAGCTACAGTTCCCCGAGGTATCCTGA
- a CDS encoding ATP-binding protein → MLLPSPNSLNIKPSPRILRILGDIEFEPWQCIAELIDNSFDDFLEVHRSGTHWPDGFKVSVTLPDRAAADATVLIEDNGRGMSIEKLNNAVRAGWSSNDRFTKLGLFGMGFNIATARLGGVARVFTTRVQDTEWVGVEIDLDRIKDDFEVPLIRKPKATSSEHGTIIEITRLEPTRAGWLSKNATKIRATLGDVYSYLLASMPFGLFVDNVKVQPKRPCIWDETRAITHGSGSTAEQIPAVLKINERLPDAEACLTCGRWQPPQLGKCSECGATTLEARSRRIHGWLGIQRHLHKTEFGIDFLRNGRKILRNDKRLFSWTDSNDPLASPEIEYPVELGQGGRIVGEIHLDFVPVNYQKNAFEWSDRQWISAARFLRGGGPLLPRRAHQLGYPPNDSPLGKLHRGYRRNDPGYRYLVPGNGSGPIHADTLEWRDKFNKGDPDYQADTKWWEAVVYHETKLAHGTNNSATTGSDVLGELGLGASPTPTGVANTPSTPDVAAQPAGNDAKGTALKGKVPSVPVPETEKQRADRLRSSGTGVPPLSKDFGLPELGGAFEVMTFAVREKLVDSNGVPTPVWVWRESGKRHLAFIDYSHPVLQAFPVDPGVLLTIEIAQHLRVRNDLKLSATQIASQLLVQRLSDLRVEQPYLAGQARELFADMRQRMSAAITANPDRAWQFLTIEERDRTETNMVVAGASGTLEDLQKSGDFLLHVPAMFIPRLVEEWPEAFFDGKVFKGGYSMVKTAVGRHIAVGRVVSYLYDAAVVTEDVKLNSTSLSRCALSIQLLLTELARGGTQ, encoded by the coding sequence ATGCTGTTGCCGTCACCAAATTCGCTCAACATCAAGCCGTCTCCGCGCATCCTGCGAATCCTCGGCGACATCGAGTTCGAGCCGTGGCAGTGCATCGCGGAACTGATCGACAACTCGTTCGACGACTTCCTTGAGGTCCACAGAAGCGGCACGCATTGGCCAGACGGCTTCAAGGTGTCCGTGACGCTCCCAGATCGAGCCGCCGCTGACGCCACGGTCCTGATCGAGGACAACGGCCGCGGGATGAGCATCGAAAAGCTGAACAACGCCGTACGCGCTGGCTGGTCTAGCAACGACCGGTTCACCAAGCTGGGGCTCTTCGGGATGGGGTTTAACATCGCCACCGCGAGGCTTGGTGGCGTTGCCCGTGTCTTCACTACACGTGTTCAGGACACGGAGTGGGTCGGAGTCGAGATCGATCTCGACAGGATCAAGGACGACTTCGAGGTCCCGCTCATCCGAAAGCCCAAGGCTACCTCAAGTGAGCATGGAACCATCATCGAGATCACGCGCCTTGAACCTACTCGAGCCGGTTGGTTGTCGAAGAACGCGACGAAAATCCGAGCCACTCTAGGCGACGTCTATTCCTATCTCCTGGCGAGCATGCCCTTCGGTCTCTTTGTCGATAACGTCAAGGTACAGCCGAAGCGGCCATGTATTTGGGACGAAACCCGGGCGATCACACACGGGTCTGGATCCACCGCCGAACAGATTCCTGCTGTTTTGAAAATCAACGAACGCCTTCCAGATGCGGAAGCGTGCCTTACCTGTGGGCGATGGCAACCCCCCCAACTCGGCAAGTGCTCGGAGTGCGGAGCAACCACGCTGGAGGCGCGCAGTAGGCGAATTCACGGATGGCTTGGGATCCAGCGACACCTTCACAAGACAGAGTTCGGAATCGACTTCCTTCGGAACGGCCGGAAGATCCTGCGTAACGACAAGAGATTGTTCTCTTGGACCGATTCGAATGATCCGCTTGCTTCGCCGGAGATTGAGTACCCCGTGGAATTGGGGCAAGGAGGAAGGATTGTTGGCGAGATTCACCTCGACTTTGTACCAGTGAATTACCAGAAGAACGCGTTCGAATGGAGTGATCGACAGTGGATCTCTGCTGCACGGTTTCTCCGAGGAGGAGGGCCCCTCCTTCCAAGACGTGCACACCAACTCGGTTATCCCCCAAACGACTCCCCTCTGGGAAAACTTCATCGCGGTTATCGTCGGAATGACCCCGGCTATCGGTATCTCGTCCCTGGCAATGGCAGCGGTCCAATTCACGCCGACACTCTTGAGTGGCGTGACAAATTCAATAAGGGAGATCCCGACTATCAGGCGGATACCAAGTGGTGGGAAGCCGTCGTTTACCACGAGACAAAGCTCGCTCACGGGACAAACAATAGCGCCACAACAGGTAGCGACGTACTAGGGGAACTCGGACTGGGTGCATCCCCAACACCAACAGGTGTGGCGAACACACCAAGTACACCCGATGTGGCCGCACAGCCAGCAGGCAATGATGCAAAAGGTACGGCATTAAAGGGGAAAGTCCCGAGCGTTCCCGTTCCAGAGACGGAAAAACAGCGTGCTGACCGTCTTCGCTCGTCCGGAACAGGCGTGCCCCCATTATCGAAGGACTTTGGGTTGCCCGAGCTTGGCGGGGCATTCGAAGTCATGACATTTGCCGTGCGTGAAAAACTAGTTGATTCGAATGGTGTACCCACCCCTGTGTGGGTTTGGAGGGAATCGGGTAAGCGCCACCTCGCATTCATCGATTATTCGCACCCAGTGCTTCAGGCATTTCCCGTAGATCCTGGGGTCTTGCTCACGATCGAGATCGCCCAGCATCTACGAGTGCGGAACGACTTGAAGTTATCTGCGACTCAAATTGCTTCTCAGTTGCTCGTGCAGCGTCTCAGTGATCTTCGTGTTGAACAGCCCTACCTTGCTGGGCAGGCTCGCGAGCTGTTCGCCGATATGCGTCAGCGAATGTCCGCAGCCATAACGGCGAACCCCGATCGGGCATGGCAATTTCTCACCATCGAGGAGCGAGACCGAACCGAGACCAATATGGTTGTCGCGGGTGCCTCGGGTACGCTGGAGGACTTGCAGAAGAGCGGCGACTTCCTGCTCCATGTTCCAGCAATGTTCATCCCTCGACTCGTGGAGGAATGGCCCGAGGCCTTCTTTGACGGGAAGGTCTTCAAGGGAGGCTACTCGATGGTAAAAACCGCAGTCGGAAGACACATTGCTGTTGGACGCGTCGTCTCCTATCTTTACGATGCTGCCGTCGTGACTGAAGACGTAAAGCTTAATTCCACTTCGCTCTCGCGGTGTGCCTTGAGCATCCAACTCTTGCTCACCGAACTGGCTCGGGGCGGCACACAGTGA
- a CDS encoding calcium-binding protein: MMPVRSRMLGAVLCSSLVLGSVGCGDEASFDEESLALGEATAALSSSEEPGEAGAEESVGFASDAELMTTVEEDADATGPVPEGAGAVCDFGAKRSEVRDAYDADGDGRLNRSELAELKKDLDLTRVRPRFARLAWRLRANAFLLIRWAFDEDGDRRLSDEERAALVAAFEQRCTRLHQQALDAFDADGNGLLDTAEREAARQAARARLVAKYQEVLAQYDRNGNGSLEAAERVQLRADGLAQARERRAAVIARYDTDGDGVLSAGEKDALAAAIRQRIEEGRQAP, translated from the coding sequence ATGATGCCAGTGCGTTCCCGGATGCTGGGTGCGGTCCTTTGTTCCTCTCTCGTCTTGGGCAGCGTGGGCTGCGGCGATGAGGCCTCCTTCGACGAGGAGTCGCTGGCGCTCGGCGAGGCCACGGCGGCCCTCTCCAGTTCGGAAGAGCCGGGGGAGGCGGGCGCGGAGGAGTCGGTGGGCTTCGCGAGCGATGCGGAGCTGATGACCACCGTGGAAGAGGATGCGGACGCCACCGGCCCCGTGCCCGAGGGAGCGGGCGCCGTCTGTGACTTCGGCGCGAAGCGGAGCGAGGTGCGGGACGCGTACGATGCGGATGGGGACGGCCGCCTGAACCGGAGCGAGCTGGCCGAGCTGAAGAAGGATCTCGACCTCACCCGGGTGCGTCCGCGCTTCGCGCGGCTCGCGTGGCGCCTGCGCGCGAATGCCTTCCTGCTCATCCGCTGGGCCTTCGACGAGGACGGGGATCGCCGCCTGTCGGACGAGGAGCGCGCGGCGCTCGTAGCTGCCTTCGAGCAGCGCTGCACCCGGTTGCACCAGCAGGCCCTCGACGCCTTTGACGCCGACGGCAATGGCCTCCTGGATACCGCCGAGCGGGAGGCCGCGCGGCAGGCGGCGCGGGCCCGGCTCGTGGCGAAGTACCAGGAGGTGCTGGCCCAGTACGACCGCAACGGCAATGGGTCGCTGGAGGCCGCTGAGCGGGTACAGCTCCGGGCGGATGGGCTTGCCCAGGCCCGGGAGCGCCGGGCGGCGGTCATCGCGCGGTACGACACGGACGGGGATGGGGTGCTGAGCGCCGGGGAGAAGGACGCGCTCGCGGCGGCCATCCGCCAGCGCATCGAGGAAGGCCGCCAGGCCCCGTAG